The Sandaracinus amylolyticus genomic interval TTGCGCGTCGCCATCTCGCGCACGAGGTCGACCGAGGCCTTGTTCTGTCGGATCTCGTCGAACGTCGGGACGAGCGACGCATCGGCGGGCGGCTGGCCCTGCAGCGCGGCGTGCAGCTCGGGGATCGAGTAGACGACGCCTTCGAGCGCGCTGTCGTGGTGGATCCACGAGAGGTCGAGCTTGAAGTTGTAGTCCTTGCGCGCGTCCTCGGGGGCCGCCGCGTAGAGGCGCTGCAGGACCACGAGACGCTCGTCGAGCTTCTGCGCCTGCTGCTGGAGGCGCGTGAATTCGGCCCCGGGGTTCTGCGACGACATGGCGTGGCTGCTCATCCAGGCTCGGAAAGACCCACGCGAACCAAAGGGCCCGCGGCCCGGCAAAGATACCAGCGGACCACAACCCGGGCAAGCCGACGAAATTGACGTTCAGGGGTTTTCCGCAAGCAATTCGCGGATATGCGCGTCGAGGTCGGACTCGTCGGGCACTCCGACCTCGACTCGGCGCACCACCCCGCGCCGGTCGATCAGCACCAGCGTGGGGAGCGACTCGACGCCGTACGCGGCCTGCATCTGATAGTGCTCGTCGTGGAGCGTGGGAAATCCCGAGCGAAGCGCGCGATGCGCGCGCTCGACGAACGTGCGCGTCTGGTTCGCTTCCACGTTCACGCCCAGCGTGACCAGCCCCGCGTCGGCGTGGGTCGCGGCGAGGCGCGACAGGATCGGGATCGACGCGCGGCACGGCGGGCACCAGCTCGCCCAGAAGTCCAGGATCACCGGGCGCCCGCGCAGCGACTCGAGCGACACCCGATCTTCGCTCTCCGCGCCCTCGCCTGCGACGATGCGCCCCTCGAGCGGCGGCGCGGGCTGCGACATCAAGGGGCTCTCGTGCGGGAACAGCGTCTGCGCGAGCCACGCGCCGAGCACCAGGAGCACGAAGCCGAAGCCGAGGGCGCGCAGGATCGTGCGCGTCGTGGGTCCACCGTCGCTCATCTCGTTCCTTCGCTGCTGCTGCTGCGCTCGAGCGGCAGGCGGATGCGGAACGCCGCGCCGCCCTCCTTCGCTTCGTCGCACGAGATCGTGCCGCCGTGCTCGAGCACGACCTTCTTCACGATCGCGAGGCCCAGGCCGGTGCCCTCCTCGCGCGTCGTGTAGTACGGGTCGAACACTCGCTCGCGCGCGCCCGGCGGCACCCCGGGGCCGTCGTCGCGCACCTCGAGGAGCGCGTCGTCGCCCTCGCGTCGCGCCGCGACGATCACCGCGCTCCCCGGGCCGCCGCGCGCGCGGCTCGAGACCGTCGCCTGCACCGCGTTGCGCACCAGGTTGTCGAGGCAGCGTCGCAGCATCTGGGCATCGATCACGACGGGGAGCGGCACGTCGGGATCGATGTCGAGCCGCACGCTCGGGATCGGGAGCCCCGGGCGCGGGGCCTCGCCTTCCGACGCCATCGCCGCGGCGTCGACGCCCTTCGCGAAGTCGCGCGCCAGCGCGCGCAGATCCGCGGGCGCGAGCTCCGGCGTGGGCAGTCGCGCGAACTCGCCGAACTCCTTCACCAGGCGGCGCAGCGTCGTGATCTCTTCCTCGACGATGTCGCGCACGTCGTCGAGGGTGCGGCGATAACGCGCGTCCTCGCCGCGGTAGCTCTGGTGGAGCTGCTGCACCGCGAGCTGGATCGGCGTCAGCGGGTTCTTGATCTCGTGGGCGAGGCGGCGCGCCATCTCCTGCCACGCGCCGACGCGCTGCAGGTACTCGATGCGATCGCGCGAGGTGCGGATGTCGCGGACCATCGCGTTGAACGCGCGGGTGAGCTCGCCGACCTCGTCGGCCTCGTCGGTCGGGACCTCGACGGTGAGATCACCGCCGCCGACCCGCTGGGTCGCGTCCGCGAGCACCACGATGCGCCGGGTGACGCGCCGCGAGACCACGATGCCGATCGCGAGCGCCACCACCGCGACGCTCAGCAAGAGCGCGATGTAGACCGCGAGGTAGAAGCCCGCGACGTACGACGTGCTCGCCTCGAGGTGGCGGAACACCTCCACGACCTCGCCCGCGCGCTGGTACGCGAGGAACGGCTCGTTCGGGGCGGCGACCGTCACCCGCACCGTCACGTGCTGCAGCGCGGGATCCGCCGTGCGCTCGAAGTCGCGCTCGAGCAGGAGGTGGCGGTAGTGATCGGGGTCGAGATCGCGAGCCGATGCCGCGAGCACCGCACCGTCGTCGTCGACGATCTCGATCGCCGCGAGGTGCTCGTGGCGCGCCAGCGCGGCGTCGAGCACGTCGCGCGCGACGTTCGCGTCCTCCGCGCGCAGCGCGTCGACGAGGCGATAGTCGTACGCCACCGCGTCGGCGCTGCGCTCGGCATCGGCGCGCATCGCGACGAGGTACTCGTGGTAGGTCTCGAGGCTCGCCTCGAGCTGGCGCCGCACCCGCGGGTTCACCCCGACGCGATACGACTCCGCGAGCACGCCGCGCCCCAGCACCAGCGCGCCGATCAGCGGCACGAACGCGACCGCGGCGATCACCGCGAGCACGCGTCGCTCGAACCGGCCGAGCCGCAGCGGGCTCTTGGTCATGGCACCCGCACCTCGGCGGCCGAGCGATAGCGGATCGTGCGCTCCGCCTCGCCGATGCGGCGGTTCACGAAGAGCGACACGAACGAGCCGAAGAACGCGTCGCCCTCGACCCCTGCGCCGTCGGGGCGCGCGAGCCAGCGGCGGATGCGGTGCACGGTGTCCGGCGAGAGCGGGTTCAGCTCGACGATCGCCGCGAGCCACACGCTCTGCCCGCGCGACGGAGCCCAGTCGCGCGCGCGGCCGACGCGCAGCGCGCGCAGATCGAGGCACGCGTCGATCACCTGCTCGACGCTCCGCATCGTCTCGCTGCGATCCGACGACTCGGTCTGGATCTGCACGCGATAGGTGAGGCCCCACGGGTCGTGGGTGATGCGGCAAGAGCGCACGCCGATCGCGATCGGTGTCGTGCTCTCGCCCTGGAACGCGTAGACGCGCGTCACCAGCGTCTGGGGCAGCCCGCTCGACAACCGGCGGCGCAGCGCGGCGTCCGCGAGATCGCTCGCCTCGGCGTCGACGTGCGCGGCGCCGGCCTCGAAGCGCACCGGCATCGCACGGCGCGCGATCGACTCGTCCTGCGCGTGCACCAGCGAGGGCGCGAGCAGCAGCATCGCGAGCGCGATGAGGGCGCGCGCGATCACAGCGAGACGAACCCCACGAGCGTCGAGAACGCGAGCTGGAACACGCCGACCGAGGTGTCGAGACGGATGCCGACGTCGAACGTGAGATCGATCGGGACGCTGATCGGGTAGCCCGGGATCGGGCGGGTGAACATGTCGGTGTCGGCGAGCGCGTAGAGGCCGACGTCGACGAAGCCGAAGAGCGCGCGCACCGCGTCGTTGGGGCGGACGATCAGGAACGTGTACTCGACGTCGACGCGCGCCCCGAGCTGCGCGAACCGGAGCTCGGCGATCGCGGTGCCCAGCAGGTTCGGCGGCGTGCGGCGGTCGAGGTTCAGCTCGAGCATGCGGCTCGGCACGAGGTCGCTGAGGTCCGCCGCGTAGAACCGATAGAACACCGGCGCGTCGCCGAGCGCGGCGCCGACGAAGAGCGTCGTGCGCAGCGAGTGCTCCCACCCCGGCAGCGCGATCCACTCGCGCCACAGCGCCTGGGCGCGGAAGAAGTCGTAGTCGCCGCCGAGCAGGCGCGACGCGAGATCGCCGCGCAGCGTGATCAGGCGGCCGCGGCGGGTGAGGCCGGGATCGTCGCGCTCGTCGTGGGCGAAGCCGAGCGTGAGCGTGGAGACGAAGCTCGTGCCGTCGTGCAGCGCGAAGTCGATCGGGACGATCTCGCTGCCGCGTCGCTCGCTCGCGGCGTCGGGCCGCGAGAGCACGTCGACGACCTCGAGCTGGTACGAGACGTTGATGCGGTTCTCGGGGTCGAGCGAGAGCCCGGTGCCGATCCAGCCGCCGCCGCGGTGGTAGCGCACCAGCGCGTAGCGCACTTCCTCGGGGCCGAACGGGCCCTCGGGATCGACGGGCGCGATCGGCGTCACGAGCACGTCCTCGTCGCCGTAGACCTCGCGCGCGTTGAGGAAGAACGCGCCGATCGTGAGCGCGAACGGAGTGCCCGCGAAGCGCGGCTCGTGGAAGCGCAGCCGCAGGCCCTGCTGCAGCATCGAGAGGACGAACGAGCCCTGCAGCGAGGTGCCGGTGCCGAAGAGGTTCGTCTCGGAGAGCGTGGAGCCGACGTAGATGTCGCCGCCGTAGCTCCGCTCGCCGTTGAGGCCCTCGGAGACGCCGAGCGCGATCTCCTCGAGCAGCACGGTGTTGCGCTCGCGGACGTCGACCACGAGCACGACGCGCCCGCGCTCGCGGCCGCGCTCGATCGAGAGCTCGACCGAGTCGAAGAAGCCGGTGCCGAGCAGCTGCCAGCGCGCCTGCTCGAGGCGCTCGTCGTCGACGTCGAGCGGCGCGCCGATCTCGAACGGGAGCACGCGACGGATCACGTGATCGGCGGTGCGGTCGTTGCCGCGGACGTCGATGCCGTCGAGCAGGAAGACGAGCTCGGGGTCGGGCTCGGAAACCGGGGGCGGCTCGGGCTCGGTTTGCGCGCGGGATGGGCTCGCGACCAAGCACAACGCGAGCACGAGCCAGACCGGGACGCGCACCGGCGCAGCCTACTTCACGGGGGGGACGCGATCGAGAACCGCAGAGCGGATGGCGGCCGCCGGGCGGTGGCGGGCGACTCCGCCAGCTGCGCGGCCGATTCCTCGGAGATCGGCGCCGCGACAGCGCGGCACGCAGCGTGCGGAGCGCGCGGCGATGCCCTCGACCGGCCACGAGCTGCCACTGCTCTTGCTGCGCGATGCACCGGCGGTGCTCGCGTGCTTGGTGCGTGATGCGTTCGGTGTGGAGCTCGGCAAGGGGCTCGCGGAGTCCAGCGCGGCGTTCCACGAGCTCGAGCCCGCGGCGTACGTCGCGGATCTGGTGCTCGTCGGGCCCGACGTCGTCGTCGTGGTCGAGGTGCAGCGAGCGCGCGACGAGCGCAAGCGCGCGACGTGGCCGCTCTACCTCGCGAGCGCGCATGCGCGGCACGGACGCGCATCGTGGCTCGTCGTGGTCGCGCTCGATCGCGCGGTGAGCGCGTGGGCGCGCGCGCCGATCGCGACGTTCCAGGGTGGCGCGCTGACACCGCTGGTGATCGGCCCGGACGAGATCCCGCGGGTGCGCGACGCCGAGGTGGCGCGCGCGGCGCCCGAGCTCGCCGTGCTCTCCGCGATGGCGCACGGACGGAACGGGCCGGAGGTGGTGGAGATCGGGGCCGCGGGGTTGATCGCGGCCGCCGAGGTGGGGCGACGCGACGAGGACCGTGGCAAGCTCTACTTCGACGCGGTGCTCGATGCGCTCGCCGATCTCGCGCGAGCGGCGCTGGAGGCCAGCATGAAGGTCGAAGGACACGAGTACAGGAGCGAGTTCGCGCGGCGCTACGTCGCCGAGGGGCGCGAAGAGGGGCGCGCGGACGGGCTACGCACCGCGGTTCGGGTGCTCTGCGACGCGCTCGGCATCGCGTGGACCGACGGGCGCGAGCGCGCGATCGCGGCGCTCGACGCGCACGCGCTCGAGGCGCTCTGCGCGCGCATCCAGCGCGAGCGTCGCTGGCCGGACTGATCGCTGCGCCGAGACCGATCCATCGCGCCGTGGGCGTGAGGGCGTCGCCGGCGCGCCGATCGCGTCCCTTCGGTCGCGATCGGTCTCGCCGAGCCGGAGATGGCCTTTCCCCGACTCAGAGCCGGCTCGCCGAGCCGGAGATCGCCTCGCCCACTGCGGAAGCGGCTTCGCCGAGCCGGAGATGGCCTTTCCCCGGCTCAGAGCCGGCTCGCCGAGCCGGAGATCGCCTCGCCCACTGCGGAAGCGGCTTCGCCGAGCCGGAGATCGCCGATCGCCACCACGAGACGCCTTCGCCGAGCCGGCGATCGCGACCCGTGGACGGATCATCCCAATCGAGGGACCGGCGATCGCGACTGCGCGGCCCGAGAAGGCGATCTCTTGTCCGTAGATCGGGTCACTCCTCTCCGGAAAACCCAATCTACGGACACTCGGATTGGGCTACTCGGTCGTCCCGCCGCCGCCGTCGCCTTCTCCGCCTCCTCCGGGCGGCGCGCCGCCGTCGTCGGGGAGCCCCGCGCGGCGACGCGGGGTGGGGCGAACCTTGCGCGCGAGATCGTCGAGCCCCGCGAGCGTGCACAGGCCCGTGAAGATCTCGGCGACGCCCGCGTAGGTGCGCTCCCAGCGGGCGAGCGCCGCGTCGCGCGCGGACATCGCCGTCTGCGCTTCGCGCTCTTCGCGGCGGACGATCGAGAGCGCGTCGTCGAGCCGCGACGCTCGCGCCTCGAGCGACGACGCCAGCGCGGCGAGGTCGACCCGGACGCCTTCGGTGATCGTGGCCGGGGCGCGGCCGGCGCGGAGCGCCCGCGCGATGCGATGCGCCTGCGCCGCGACGAGGTCGGGGCGCTTCTCGACCGCCGCTTCGAGCCCCGCCGCCGTCGAGAACGACTCGCCGTACGCGCCGCGCACCACGCTCGACGCGCTGATCAGCGCGCCGCGCAGGTCGGCCGTGATCTGGTCACGCGCGTCGCGCGGGGCGCGATCGTCCTGGAGCTCGGCGGCGTGCTCGAGGTCGGCGTCGCGCAGCGCGTCGTGCGCGCTCCGGAGATGCGTGCCGAGCCACGCGATGACCGCGCTCAGCACCACGTCGCGCGGGATGCGCGCCCCCGACGCGATCCCCTCGGCGACCTTGCCGCCCAGGACCTCGATCGCTTGCAGCACCTGCTCCGAGATCGCGAGGTGATCGGCGACCGTCTTCGACACTTCCGTCATGTCTGCCCCCTGCGGCGCGTGATGGAAGAACGCGCCGCGCGGAGGAGATAACACGGGATCACGGACACGCGGAGGACGCGTCGAGCGCGAGCACGGTGCCGGTCTCGACGTCGATCGCGAACGCCGCGTCCACGTACTGCGGGCCGGCGGCACGCGACGTCTGCACGACGACGACCGAGCGCGGGTCGTGGACCGCGCACCAGCGCCAGAAGCCGTGCGCCATCGCGACCGTCCACCGCACGTCGTCGTGGGGACCGAGCGCG includes:
- a CDS encoding TlpA family protein disulfide reductase, producing MSDGGPTTRTILRALGFGFVLLVLGAWLAQTLFPHESPLMSQPAPPLEGRIVAGEGAESEDRVSLESLRGRPVILDFWASWCPPCRASIPILSRLAATHADAGLVTLGVNVEANQTRTFVERAHRALRSGFPTLHDEHYQMQAAYGVESLPTLVLIDRRGVVRRVEVGVPDESDLDAHIRELLAENP
- a CDS encoding BamA/TamA family outer membrane protein, with protein sequence MRVPVWLVLALCLVASPSRAQTEPEPPPVSEPDPELVFLLDGIDVRGNDRTADHVIRRVLPFEIGAPLDVDDERLEQARWQLLGTGFFDSVELSIERGRERGRVVLVVDVRERNTVLLEEIALGVSEGLNGERSYGGDIYVGSTLSETNLFGTGTSLQGSFVLSMLQQGLRLRFHEPRFAGTPFALTIGAFFLNAREVYGDEDVLVTPIAPVDPEGPFGPEEVRYALVRYHRGGGWIGTGLSLDPENRINVSYQLEVVDVLSRPDAASERRGSEIVPIDFALHDGTSFVSTLTLGFAHDERDDPGLTRRGRLITLRGDLASRLLGGDYDFFRAQALWREWIALPGWEHSLRTTLFVGAALGDAPVFYRFYAADLSDLVPSRMLELNLDRRTPPNLLGTAIAELRFAQLGARVDVEYTFLIVRPNDAVRALFGFVDVGLYALADTDMFTRPIPGYPISVPIDLTFDVGIRLDTSVGVFQLAFSTLVGFVSL
- a CDS encoding sensor histidine kinase, coding for MTKSPLRLGRFERRVLAVIAAVAFVPLIGALVLGRGVLAESYRVGVNPRVRRQLEASLETYHEYLVAMRADAERSADAVAYDYRLVDALRAEDANVARDVLDAALARHEHLAAIEIVDDDGAVLAASARDLDPDHYRHLLLERDFERTADPALQHVTVRVTVAAPNEPFLAYQRAGEVVEVFRHLEASTSYVAGFYLAVYIALLLSVAVVALAIGIVVSRRVTRRIVVLADATQRVGGGDLTVEVPTDEADEVGELTRAFNAMVRDIRTSRDRIEYLQRVGAWQEMARRLAHEIKNPLTPIQLAVQQLHQSYRGEDARYRRTLDDVRDIVEEEITTLRRLVKEFGEFARLPTPELAPADLRALARDFAKGVDAAAMASEGEAPRPGLPIPSVRLDIDPDVPLPVVIDAQMLRRCLDNLVRNAVQATVSSRARGGPGSAVIVAARREGDDALLEVRDDGPGVPPGARERVFDPYYTTREEGTGLGLAIVKKVVLEHGGTISCDEAKEGGAAFRIRLPLERSSSSEGTR